Proteins encoded within one genomic window of Humulus lupulus chromosome 1, drHumLupu1.1, whole genome shotgun sequence:
- the LOC133817899 gene encoding cyclin-dependent kinase inhibitor 7-like: MGDCKRNATISMMETSPTALAMASKRRKFISSNQQLRLHSSSTTIDELGNRTLTVNSSPTKLDNVVAISNTGDTTCSIFSKDWSSPLASCCSSNESSDNVVNDSSLRIVDLQDEVVKSFETAHSISINNNRNKFRETTPSSELCGDSEKKEASAASNRRRPPLGMAPPRNEIEEFFAIAEKTEQKRFTEKYNFDVVNDTPLEGRYQWVCLKP; the protein is encoded by the exons ATGGGAGACTGTAAGCGAAATGCAACCATTTCTATGATGGAAACTTCACCCACCGCGCTGGCCATGGCGTCCAAGAGAAGGAAATTTATTAGCTCCAACCAGCAGCTTAGACTACACTCCTCATCTACCACAATTGATGAGCTCGGAAACCGTACTTTGACCGTGAACTCTTCGCCAACTAAGCTCGACAATGTGGTGGCAATCTCCAACACCGGAGATACAACCTGCTCCATCTTTTCAAAGGATTGGTCGTCGCCGCTGGCGTCTTGCTGCTCCAGCAATGAATCGAGCGACAATGTCGTCAACGACAGCAGCTTGCGAATTGTAGATTTGCAG GATGAAGTAGTCAAGAGTTTTGAAACCGCACACTCTATCTCTATTAACAACAACAGGAACAAATTCAG GGAAACGACGCCGTCAAGCGAACTGTGTGGAGATTCAGAGAAAAAGGAAGCGTCAGCTGCGAGTAACAGGAGAAGGCCACCGTTGGGCATGGCTCCTCCGAGAAACGAGATCGAGGAATTCTTCGCCATAGCCGAGAAGACTGAGCAAAAGCGCTTTACAGAAAA GTACAACTTTGATGTTGTGAACGATACGCCTTTGGAGGGTCGGTACCAGTGGGTTTGTTTGAAGCCTTAG